The following is a genomic window from Lysinibacillus sp. G4S2.
AAGTACTGTTCGTTCATGTATCAAAGGGAATTGAACCTGATACATTAAAACGGATTTCGGAAATTTTGGCAGAAAGTCTACCAGCTGAATGTGTAGAAGAAATTGTTGTACTTTCAGGTCCAAGTCATGCAGAGGAAGTTGTTTTGCATCATCCTACAACAGTGACAGCAGCATGCGCTAACATTGAAGCTGCTGAAAAAGTGCAGGATTTATTTATGAATCAATTTTTCCGTGTCTACACAAATGAGGATGTTCTCGGCGTAGAAATAGGTGGAGCATTGAAAAACGTCATTGCATTAGCAGCGGGTATTACAGACGGCTTAAATTATGGCGATAATGCCAAAGCGGCACTTATTACTCGAGGGTTGGCTGAGATTTCACGCCTTGGAGTCAAAATGGGGGGGAATCCATTTACATTCTCAGGGCTTACTGGTATGGGAGATTTGATTGTAACGTGTACAAGCGTGCATTCTCGTAATTGGCGCGCAGGTAATTTGCTGGGGCAAGGCATGAAACTTCCAGAGGTACTCGACCAAATGGGCATGGTTGTTGAGGGCGTACGCACAACAAAAGCTGCCTATCAACTAGCAGAGAAATATGACGTTGCTATGCCGATATCAACGGAGCTTTATGGGGTTTTATTTAATAATATAGAACCGAAAATAGCAGTTGATGCATTAATGATGCGAATGAAAAAGCGAGAAATCGATGACATGATGCATTAATAATATATATTTGATCCGTTTTGTCATAAAATGGACATAAATGAGGTGTCTCAGAGAATAACTGAGACGCCTTATTCTTTTTAATCATCACTATAGGCGTGTTGATTAGGAAAAAATAGGTTTATTATTGAGCGATAAAAGGATTTTTTTGTTACTATTTTGCCGATATATTTCCATTTTAACTGATTGTAGCGTAGGGCTACTCGAGAGCTCCTGTCGCTTCGCTGTCATCGCAGAGCATAGCTTCCCGCGAGAAGCGAGAAAGCGAGACAGACGAGACCCTGCACGGAGCGAATGTTTTCCGTGCGAAAGCGTAGTGCTAACGTAGCGACAGCGACAAAGTAAGTAGCTCGTAGCGGAAATCAGCCTCTTCGCATGTATAAAAATGGTTAATCAACTCAACTGTCATCACTATAAAGGTTGTCCATTTAATGATAGTTATTGGACAACTATTTCTTTTTAGCGAAAGCACATAGTATAATATAATTTGATTGTTTTCTGACATAGAGGAAAGGTGGTTGTCTTGAATGGGTCCGTTAGCACATTTACCTGCGCTTGATGTAATGTGGGTATCCTTTTATTGTATTGGTTTTATGATTATATCAGTCGGTTTAATTTATTTAGGTCGTAATAAGGTTTCCAACGTTTTTTTACGTACAATCGTAAATTTAATAGCATACATACTGTTTGGACTTGGCACATTTTTAATGGTACTAATTGTTGCCACATGGCCAGCATAAAAAATAATGAGGTGGAAGTGAC
Proteins encoded in this region:
- a CDS encoding NAD(P)H-dependent glycerol-3-phosphate dehydrogenase, with translation MEKVCVLGAGSWGTALAMVLAENGHDTLLWTHRTDQAEEINNQQTNKKYLPETILPANLHATSDISEAVAHSEIIVVAVPTKAIREVCEKMMTSLDKKVLFVHVSKGIEPDTLKRISEILAESLPAECVEEIVVLSGPSHAEEVVLHHPTTVTAACANIEAAEKVQDLFMNQFFRVYTNEDVLGVEIGGALKNVIALAAGITDGLNYGDNAKAALITRGLAEISRLGVKMGGNPFTFSGLTGMGDLIVTCTSVHSRNWRAGNLLGQGMKLPEVLDQMGMVVEGVRTTKAAYQLAEKYDVAMPISTELYGVLFNNIEPKIAVDALMMRMKKREIDDMMH
- a CDS encoding DUF2768 domain-containing protein, giving the protein MGPLAHLPALDVMWVSFYCIGFMIISVGLIYLGRNKVSNVFLRTIVNLIAYILFGLGTFLMVLIVATWPA